The window ATATCAAAATTGGATTTATAATGTCATTGAAAGAGTTTAGCTATttacaattatcatttaaaaatccaGCAACTggccatttttttaaatgttcagCTAATATTGATGGAAACATagctaataatttaaaacatttacccattttatcatcatcaataatcatATGATAGCCAGATTTTAATTcacttttttcttcatcattaattttatccattaaaatttttaatctaataTCAATACccatttgtaataaaaaatcacgTTGATTAACTGGaccaaatacaattgttttattatttttaatagctgtatttttaatcattgaaaaatcaacatCAGCTGTTAAATCAGCTGTGCCAGGATTTAACAATGGatcttgttgttgatgatttttaaatgctCTAAATGTATCTGTTTTTTCACCATTATGTCCATAATCAGCTATCAAACTAAAACCAccataattatacaaaaaatttgcCATATATTCAATGATAATCATACTTTGTGGACTAATTTCAACATGATCTCTTTTTTCATCAtcctaaaattaataattttacattattttttaaatcataaaattaattaatttcatatacTTACAGATATAAATACACGACTAGATAATGTTGGTGTTTTACTTAAAAcaaaacgaaatttattatcaatatttttatcaatatcaacaaatatttcactccatgtatttttatttttttgaaatttatgaaTTGGTAATGcatcaaaaaattcatgagcaataaatatactaaattttttaggTATATGTTCAATTGATTGATACCAAAATACTTTAACACCATTATCAGTAATACCCTCTTGATAATGTCcaatattattacaatcaacaccaaattgtgtatttttttttgatgtaatacataaattattagcTTGTATTTCAGATAATGCTGGACTTATTTCAACAAGATGAATTGTCATTTTATCAGCaacttttaattgattaaaaatttttaaaatacttttactCAGTGTACCACGACCAGGACCAAGTTCAacaagttgaaaattattatttgttatttttttccattcactAAAAACCCATATACCAATCATTTCACCAAATAATTGTGATATTTCTGGTGATGTTATAAAATCACCCTTGCTACCAAATACATCACGTTTCATGTAGTATCCTTGGGTTGGATGAGTTAATGCTTCTCTCATGTAATCTGCTACTGATATTGGTCcacatgattttatttttgcatataaATGTTTTGATGAACGTGAtgagtcaatattttttacattgtcatttaatatttgtgatgaaaataaatatcttgatgattttattggcTCAATTtgtagttttaatatttttttaatgtatttatttattaaacatctcattgttgttgatgttttcaTACAATTATGCAAAATTATGCcggttaaataattttatgtattttttatactagTGTGGGTTAGGAATCAGCTGTTCTTTAACCAGTATAGTGggggaaaaaagaaaaaaaaaaattattttttaacaatctgTCATAATCAGCTGTTGATCatgtttgtttataaatagttaataaataaattaacaaattaattgatggttttttaaattacaactaCCAAATATTTGTagaatgtttttaattttaat is drawn from Aphidius gifuensis isolate YNYX2018 linkage group LG3, ASM1490517v1, whole genome shotgun sequence and contains these coding sequences:
- the LOC122852585 gene encoding protein arginine methyltransferase NDUFAF7, mitochondrial — encoded protein: MKTSTTMRCLINKYIKKILKLQIEPIKSSRYLFSSQILNDNVKNIDSSRSSKHLYAKIKSCGPISVADYMREALTHPTQGYYMKRDVFGSKGDFITSPEISQLFGEMIGIWVFSEWKKITNNNFQLVELGPGRGTLSKSILKIFNQLKVADKMTIHLVEISPALSEIQANNLCITSKKNTQFGVDCNNIGHYQEGITDNGVKVFWYQSIEHIPKKFSIFIAHEFFDALPIHKFQKNKNTWSEIFVDIDKNIDNKFRFVLSKTPTLSSRVFISDDEKRDHVEISPQSMIIIEYMANFLYNYGGFSLIADYGHNGEKTDTFRAFKNHQQQDPLLNPGTADLTADVDFSMIKNTAIKNNKTIVFGPVNQRDFLLQMGIDIRLKILMDKINDEEKSELKSGYHMIIDDDKMGKCFKLLAMFPSILAEHLKKWPVAGFLNDNCK